Genomic window (Nymphaea colorata isolate Beijing-Zhang1983 chromosome 1, ASM883128v2, whole genome shotgun sequence):
GGCAACTACATCTATGATTTTTGACCGTTCAATTCCAGTGTTTGCACGGGCATCATATAATACTGCAAACtgtaaaaaaatggaaaatacaCTTGAGACAGCCTGTGAGGGATATCAATAACCATATTCATGTGAAGACAGTCCCATGACTCCCATCATCCCTCGACATATGGAAGAAAACTTGTCCTCGAGAAGTAAAGCAATTACAAAATCCTTCCAAGGTCAGCCGATGTGATCAACACAATATTAGGAGCatacttatttcttttttctcctccaGAGAAATGTAAACACGAAAGTGTCAGTAGAATAGGCACTGAGAATACCTTTTGTGATGCACCTTCAGCTGGAAAGTGTTGGGAAACTAGTGGTTTAATTGCCTCAGAAATTTCTTCCTCAGATGCATAGCATGTTAGTTCAACTGGTAATAACCGCAAGATGAACCTGAACAAAAGCAGCAGTTATTGAAAGATTCATGTAAACTATCATCACCAAGATGGacagaaaggaaaatgagatgCTAAAAGAGTAAGTGAATTTAAACAATCACATAATGATTAGAATTTGAGTGTAAACCTAGACATGTGTTTCCTTGTAGAAGCAGCTGTTGTCATCAAATGTTCTACAATCTTGGTTGGACCAGGATCTCCAGAGGATTTATTCATCCGGACGAAGATAATCCCATTACAGCCTGAATCGAGACTTGCAAAACGTCTCTAATtagcaaaaagcaaaaagaatgTAATTAGCTTATAGATTACAACATAATAATGTATTAAGAAAATTGTTTGAAGAAgcaagggcaaaaagaaaacacacacacacacacgtacacgCAGTATATAAACAAAACCAATATCAACCTAataaaagatcaaaaattgaaactagCATAGATCAATACACCACGTGATACTGTGCAGATCGCAATTAaacaaattgttgaaaaaatgtgatggacattattaaataaaataggtACACtgtttgcaaattgcaatttgcaTAGAAAGCCCTACTTCAATGCTGCATCTGCAAGTTAAAACTTAAACCCATTCACCAAAGTAGACCCACAAGTCTAAACCAACTGCAGAAGAAAGGATGTGACCAAGACTGAACTggatgaaaattcaaaaaaggtGTTTGCAGTTCAGAAAATATCAGCAAAATAACAGACTTTaacttttctatatttttctgaAATAAGTTGGTTGCTTATGTGTGTGCAATCACCAAGAGAAAGCTATTACTTCACTGCCCCACATTTTTTACCAGTTAGCTTGCTGGTAGACAACTGCTGTGCTCTTTTTCCAATTGGGTGGATCAGGAAACTAGCGGAACATCAGCTTACACTCCATATTTCATGCCTTCAGTTGGTTATCTCCCTAGAGAGGTGAACCTTCTAACTTCTAAGGGTCTCTTTTTAAGGTGTCGCCCAGTATTTGACTACAGTAAGGAAATTTAAGCTATCTAAACACAACCTTAGGTCAGTAGCTGTGAAAACTGAAAGGCTTCTATTTATTCCCCACCACCAAGACAACTGCATGAACGCTCACTCCGCATTTATCATTTGCAGATTCCTTACtattatgttcatattttgctACCTTTATATGTAAGTCATGTGACTATAAGGCTTAAAATGCACTTACAAGACAAGTAGCAAGATGAAAAAATCTCAGTTCCACAGTTCGATCTCTTACAATATTAGTCATCAAAAACTCTGTTCATTTTTTCCGTCCTtgatgggggggggggggggagcaATAATGAGAAAAACTAAATCACCTTACTCCTATCATATAATTCTGCAAATTCATCTTCTTGTTGCTCATCTGTACTCTTTTGTTCAGCCTTGTTAGATTCTGTTGAGTCATCCTTTTTTCTATCAGCATCCACACCTTCTGCTGTGTCATCCTTTTTTGTATCAGCTTCCAAGTGCTCTGCTGTGTCATCCTTTTCCCTATCAGCATCCACACGCTCTGTTGTGTCATCTTTTTTTGTATCAGCATCCAAATGCTCTGTATTCCCATACTCCTTTTTATCAGCATCCATGCACTCTCTTGCATCTGAATGTGCTGTTGTATCATGCTTTTTCATGTCACCATCCAACCGCTGTTTCTTAGCTAGCTTTTCATCTGTATCCTCATTGTGATTTTCTATattctcttcctcttcatgAGATTCAGGTTCTTCGTCACTCCCAGATGAATCAGAGTCGTTAAACAggatttttttgttcaaaggTTTACTAGTGATTGTACTGCTCTTCTCATCTGAACCTTTCCCGTCAACTAGTTCCTCAAAAAACTGCACAACGACATCATGGTCATTTATTGTGAAAAACCAAATGTTAGCTTGCAGGAATATCAGGTCAATGCTGAGATTAATATGCTAAAAGAAGAAGCACCTGGATGTACATGAACATTAAGAAGAactaaaacaacaacaaaaaaccGAAAACACAAAGATCGTATACAAAAACATGTTAAAGATAGTCTAATGAGCTAATTCCAGAAAGCACTAACACAATTTTTAACGACTCAAGAACCACCATAGGATCTGGGCACGGAAAACATCGGATGTATTCATATGATTACCAGATGAATAAGGATCCTCGATAATTAACATAAACGAACAGCCTCGACTATTTGTATTTTCACTTTGTTTAGGGGAACATACCTGTGTATGAGGTGCTTGTCGCTTAAAAATGTTTATCTGCAACAGCCGCCATCTGCTACTGATGTCCCATACAATTACTAGGCAACCAGTAATTCCTTGATTGCACCTAAAAACTATAATCTGGAAGCTCGAGGCAACCAGACTAATAATTTTTGTAGCCTCTACAGGAGACGCATTGTTTGCATAATGGCTAAGCTTGCTCCAAGCAATCAAATACGTTATAAAGCATAACAAAAAGGCCTTTTTTTTCAATGTgttgtgtgtgagagagaaagaaagaaagagagggagagagagacagctaACTTAAACAACTAAACGTGGAAAGAACCATAAACACTCTCAGAATCAAGATGAGGAAGCACTCCATACCAACAAAGAAATACTGAAACCAAATGTgataaaccaaacaaaaaagcGTGAATACACCCTTATGAAAcaaaacgaagaagaagagggggagGTGGGGGAGGTCGTACCCGGTCGACAAGAGCCAGCGCCTCCCTGGTGGCTTGGCGCTCTCGGCCACCGTCACACGTGAGGAAGAATCCCTCCACTCCCGGACGCAGAGGGTACAGTCCTTTCTTCACCGGCTTCTGCAAACCATGAACAGCCCAACCACGATGAatctcccaaaaaaaaagaggaaaagagtaGTGATTAGCGTCGGAggcaaaagggagaaaaggCTTACGTTGTGAGGGAGATAACGTGGCTTCCTCTTCTTGCTCTTCCCATTTGCTTTGTCACCTACCTGACCTGCGTCCgccatttccttctctctctctctctctctctctagagtgGGCGGTTTCTGATACTTCTGATAAACCCTCCCGGTGCAGGGAGTGCCCCCATTTTCGGGCTAGCTTTTGTCAGGGCATGGATCTAAACCCGTATCCTTTTGAACAGAGtccaaagactaaaatatctCTCCCGAcggctctctccctctttctcttcctcttagCCTTGGTGCGCCTTCCGCCGCCGTTCTCCTTCTCCGCCCCCACCTTCTCAAATACGTTGAGATTAAGGGGTTTAATGTTGTAATTGATCGAACTGATAGAAGTTTAAGGGCTTCATGTAATTGATCGGATTAATGTAATTGATCGAATTGATAGAAGTTTAAGGGCTTAATGTAATTATTTGGATTAATGTAATCGATCCAACTGATAAAAGTTTAAGGGCTTGATGTAATTGATCGGCTTAATGCAATTGATCGAATTGATAGAAGTTGAAGGGCTTAATGTAATTATTTGGATTAATGTAATTGATCCAACTGATAAAAGTTTAAGGGCTTAATGTAATTGGTATGACTGGTTGGCTAGATAAAGTTTGACATAAGTTATGTTCACATATGAAAGACCACCACCATGGTCGAttcaataatgtttttatgttttgttgaACATGATCACTTTTCTTGGGTTCTTTGATAATTGTTTCCTTTTGATTGAaatgaggagaaggaaaagaaaaaaaaaatagaacttTTCATTGGGTGATATATGGTGAAGAACTTCTTAGATTGAGAAATGCCACTCATAAACCTTctaaatttgaatgaaaaaataatagaaaaataaagtgaTATCCAGGTTAAATACTTGAAACCGGAACTGTAGAATAAATTATAgtaaagtgttttaaacaacaaaaatacaagaaaacaTAAGAACATACTGTTGTGGTGTTATAGTTAAGTACTTTAAACAACGATAGTTTCTAAtagtattttgaaaatattgtgttCTGGCGGTGGTATTTCATTTCAGAAGTATCGGAATATGATCACAACTACTGAATACCAGATGGGGGAAGTGTTCTTCAAGATCCTCTAACcattagaaataaataaataaataaggatAAACATATCTGCGTTATGTTAATTGTTTTTATATACACATAGGGAGCGGATACTCAATGTTAGtaaatggttaaaatttaaaaaaaaatcatcattgtGTTTATGAGAACCGATTTCTTAAATTTGTAATAATGACTGCTCAACAAAAGAGTCTAAAACTTCTACCTTCGTTTTATCCTTTTGGGTTACTATTCGAGCACTCCCTATATTTCAACTTACTTATTGATatcttaaaatatttgaaacaaaGATTAACTTAAGGTCCGTTTGATGCgcaagaagaatttaacgtggtaaatttaccatgataaatttttttgaaaaaatttacaagatgaaatttatCTCTGATCATGTTTAATGACATGGTAGAATTTAACGTGATAaaattaaccatgtttgatgcacaaacTCTTAATATCACCCTCGCCACCCAACTCCCTCGAAAATATCTAAGTCGTCACAATCATCATACTTTCTAACGTTTTCATTAATAATGGGATTTAGGAACTCACAACGACGTGTTCCCTTATTTGACTTAGAAATATTTATTAATGACAAGTAACGGTCTAAGTTCCTCTAATTCCAAAGTCTacttatttaataaaagagtCGTGGCCACGAACAACGAGGCATGCTTATGATTAATAGAACTTACATGGATAAAACGGAaaataaatacattaaaaaaaagttgaaacttgtttttgatattaaataacaaaaaagaaaaaaattggctaaaggataagaaaaaaaaaaaggtaaggtAGAAACAATAATTAGTTCGAGAAAATATGCAGGCGCATTGAAGGGGGCGGGGGCGATGATACCGTCCATATCGTTAAGAACAAGTCTTGGATTTTATAAAAGTATAATTGCGAAATGGAAAAAGGTTTGCAGGTGATGCCCGTTAAAGCCGACACGGACAGATCCTGGGGTGACCACAGTTTTCCGAGACAGACGGCTCCCCCTATCAACGGAACATGGGTTTGAGTCGGAACCCACGTCCTGGTAACAGGCAGCCTCGCCCCGCTCCAGCTTGGATCCAGTCGGTGGccctccaatttttttttcttttttgaatataaaatattttttaaataacaactTTAATACTAGCTAAAGGCACAACTTGTGTGGTTTTTGTGTCAATTAAAGAGGGGAGATTATTTtaaccatgaaaaagaaatgtggatccaaatctaaggtctgaaaagaaaaagaagtcaaaacCCGATTGCCGAAAACCACGTTCTGGGCCGACTCGGGGTTCCACCCGAACCGGTCGTTAATTTTCAAATGTCAACCGGAAGCAGCCCACAGGACTTCCCTCCCTCAACCTCAACTAAATACCGTCGACGACGacgaagaaagaagaagaagaagaagaagaagaaagagggaaggaGATCGAAAACCTGTAATGGCAGGGCGCTACGGTCCTCTGAGagtctctgctccctctccgtCCTCGAGGCTCATCATTCTGCTGACGCTCCTCCCCCTCGCTCTCGCGGCCTTCGCGTTCGTCCTTCAATGGCGAGGAGGCCTCGTTGATCCTTCCAGTCGATGGCCCGGCGAGCCGCCCTCGTTTCCAGGCATGGTGGATAGCCCCCCCGTAGCTAGGCCTTCCTTGTTGTCGACAGTTGATTGCTCCGATCGATCCCACCGTGGTTCATCCTCCGGATTCCCATACTTTAAGGGGCGCGGATTCGATTTCCCTGCCGAGCAGCATCCTAAGGTCTGAAATTATCGATTTTTCACATCTATGTTTCCTCCGTTTCTTCCTTCCATGTGTTTTTGATATCCGCGGAAGCAACCCCTTTGACTTCCTTTTAGTCTATGCCTCTGTTCCCTCATGAAGGGGTGTTTGAATTATTGCTCTAACTTTGTCCGGCAGCCGTTAGACCAGTACTCAGCGGCGCTTTCAATTCGAAAACGATGAAAAAATGGTTTGTGGTGTGCTCTCTGTGGTACCGTTAGCTGAAACCTGTGTAGATTGTAGTTGTTTATCGTTCACTTGGTAGTGTGATGAAGTGCAAGAGGAGACCTTGTTTCGAATCGGGTCAGCTTTTATGTTGCAACGCGAGCGTCTGGGTTCCGGTTTCGAATACAATCGCAGTAGCCTCAATCTGGTAACCGTCTGTCGATTATCATGGCTGTAATTTTAGTTTGGTGCATTGCCGGCTCAAGACTTCTCTGTGAGATGCCTTAATAAACCGGACTTGTATATAATCCATTCTCGAAAACCCATACTGGAGTCTCTATACTATAACAGGAAGTCGTAGCTCCTCTGTTCAAGCCAGGCACGTACAATGATAAATACAAATGGACAATATGCTTAGTTCCATGTCGTGTTCTTGCAATCTTATTTCACCATTTGTTTGCTTGAAACGTTCCTGAGACATGCAAATCCGGCGAATTCTTTGTtgattttctcatgttttagtCTTTACTGCACATCATATGCTTCAAGTTAAACGATTTTTTCTCTTGGTTGAGTATGCGAGTAATTGTGCATGCTTGCTTGTTAACTGCCATATGCAATCTTGAAATTGTTGTTGCTCTGGAGTTCAAATATAACTATGGAGTATGGAGTTCATAAACTGATCTGCTAATAATGTTAGTATTTCTGACGGATGCAAGATCTGCAAGCTATTGTCAGTctacattttttctctttggttgTATTCCAGCACTGTAAGAAGGAAATGGCAAGTCCGTGTCATGATAACCACATCTGCGCTCAATTGCTTAGTCGTTCTGCTCTTAGGTAACTATTTAATGTTCAGCTGCTTAATTAATTTCGTGCTCTGCAGATTTGCATTACAACAAGTACATCAGCTGGTTTAGATCAGCTTCTACCATGGATATTCTATCATAAAATCATGGGAGTTTCCAACTACTTTTTGTTTGTGGAGGGAAAAGCTGCATCTTCAAATGCCACTGCCGTCTTGGAGGCTATCCCCGTCAGTATtatcatttgtttttgtgtttcGTTGAAAATTAGAACATTTGAAAGCCTTGTTTACAGGCTAAAAATAAAACTGTTGAAGATTAACCAGCTTTACTCATCCTCTCACAAACTTATCTGTCTCTGTGGCAGGGAGTGAAAGTGATATACCGAACCAAAGAATTGGAGGAACAGCAGGCTAGAAGGTTTTTCGTCCATCTAACTTCTTGTGTCTACTGTTTGTATTTCATGCATTTAACCTTAAGGTTTTGTTGCGTACTGGCTTGCCTTTACTATTATCATGTCTAAACTGACAGGAAATCACTTTAAGAGAAATGCATACTCATGCTTACATTAGATAAAAGGAGAAGCTACTTACAATTAACAGCTCAAGTTATCTCATTTACTGGTCAAAAAATATCCAATATTTCCATGCTTGAAGGAATAACAATAAAACCATTCCTTCCACTGGGGCCTTATTTTTTAGCCTATAGTTGACCTACTGATTCTGTTGTCTGTTATCTCTTTGCATCCTttagtttttatatatgatTTAATTTTTGTGTGCATCCATAAATGTTTTTGCCGATTGAATGGTCTTCTATGAAACAATAGAAATCATTTTATCAAcaagatttgttgttttcattttattgaaccGCTATTTCCCACTTATTGGATTACttatatttttctctccttttctgaGTTCAGCCGTATTTGGAATGAGACTTGGTTGTCATCTTTCTTTTACAAGCCTTGCAACTATGAGCT
Coding sequences:
- the LOC116248326 gene encoding uncharacterized protein LOC116248326, with the translated sequence MADAGQVGDKANGKSKKRKPRYLPHNKPVKKGLYPLRPGVEGFFLTCDGGRERQATREALALVDRFFEELVDGKGSDEKSSTITSKPLNKKILFNDSDSSGSDEEPESHEEEENIENHNEDTDEKLAKKQRLDGDMKKHDTTAHSDARECMDADKKEYGNTEHLDADTKKDDTTERVDADREKDDTAEHLEADTKKDDTAEGVDADRKKDDSTESNKAEQKSTDEQQEDEFAELYDRSKRRFASLDSGCNGIIFVRMNKSSGDPGPTKIVEHLMTTAASTRKHMSRFILRLLPVELTCYASEEEISEAIKPLVSQHFPAEGASQKFAVLYDARANTGIERSKIIDVVAKSVPKPHKVDLSNPDKTIVVQIVKTVCLIGVVQRYKELAKYNLRQLTSSKS